DNA from Tripterygium wilfordii isolate XIE 37 chromosome 4, ASM1340144v1, whole genome shotgun sequence:
TGTACAAACATTCCCGTTCCGTCTGCTTTGAACTTCTCTATCATCCCAAAATTTTCCTTCACTTTCCCGAGAAAATCAAATATCATCTGTCCTGGGATAACTTATATAGTGTATAAAAATTTGAACttcatttatttaatttctcaTCTTTATGTGCTATGGCATCTCAGAGACCTCAAAGGTCACCTGAGGAGGTGGAGGACATAATCCTCCGCAAAATCCTCCTTGTATCGCTCACCGATAGCGGGGAGACAAACGATTCTCGAATCGTCTACTTGGAGATGACCGCGGCTGAGATTCTCAGCGAGGGCAGGGAATTGAGGCTCTCGCGCGACCTCATGGAGCGTATTCTTATCGATCGACTCTCCGGCCAGTTTGCAGGCGTTGAGCCCCCATTTGATTACTTAATCGGCTGCTACCAACGTGCGCACGAGGAGTCGAAGAAGATCGTGTCGATGAAGGACAAGGATTTGCGATCGGAGATGGAGAGCGTGATTAAGCAGCTGAAGAAGCTATCTGTTTCGTATTGTAGAATCCACTTAGGGAATCCCGAGCTGTTCTCTGGCGGTAATCTGAGTAGTAAGCGCAGCGCTTCGCCGCTCTTGCCGCTGATTTATGCGGTTGTGGATGGGTTTGGTAGTGGTAGTGGGGTCCAGTGTCCGCCTTGGTTTTTGGAGGAGATCTTTAGAGATGCAGATTTCGATACAGTTGACCCGATACTGAAGGGACTGTATGAGGATTTGAGGGAAAACGTGGTTAAAGTCACGGCTTTGGGAAATTTTCAGCAGCCATTACGAGCATTGCTATTCTTAGTTAGCTTTCCTGCTGGAGCGAAGTCCCTGGTCAGTCATCCATGGTGGATACCGAAAGGGGTTTACTTGAATGGTCGTGTCATCGAAATGACCAGCATTTTAGGGGCCTTTTTTCACGTTAGTTCCCTGCCCGATCATACGTTATTTAAGAGCCAGCCGGATGTTGGGTGAGTTGAAATTTAAGACCTTTTTATGTTCCAAATCTTTTCGTTTTTGGTATGCTGTGTTATGCTTTCGCTGGTTCTGTCATCGTTTTGTGTCTTGGTATTTTCTTGGTCGCATTTCTTGGGGTTCATTGGGGTTGCTGCCAAAGGAAAGGAGTTGAAGTGTTGAGTGCTCGGTGTTCATTATGTATTGGTGGCTGACGATTTGTTGGAttgacttcttcttcttttttttttccctttttttctgGGTGGAGAAGAACCTGAGGGAAATGATTGTCTATACACTTGAACCGGTGAGAAAGTGATCTTTTAATAACTGAAATGGAGTTTTTAGGAACTTTTAATAAGCAAGCCGTGCAAATAGTTTGTCTTAAAACTGTGTGAGAATCAATGTTTAATTTGACTGCCTCTTCCAAGAGATGGGGATGCGCTTGATCACCCTttggacaattattattttGGCTAAATAAGTTGCAAAGGCCCAAGTGTGACGGTCTTAGCCCCTTATTATCAGTTAATACCTTCGTGACACATGAAGGTAGTGGCTTGCCAGTACCGGGCTCATAAAGATGGGGATTTCAACATAGATtctttcatccattttttttttgtggagaaTGAACATGAATTCTAACATATTGGCAATTAGTGGGAGATTGATGAGTGGCTGCCACTTTAATTCCTGAATATAGGGACTATGTCTGTTGTTTTTATATATCTTACAAGTGAGAGAACAAAAACAGATTCTACATTTTGGAAGTTAGTCAGAAACTCTGTTCTTGACATATGCATAAGATCAGTTGTAGGTTGAAAATGATTAGTTGGTAGAAGAGCTTGAATTCTCTTGATGAAATCCTACGAAgttacttttaaaagtctaatttttattttcagtaAAACAAATAACACATTGATGCTGGAAGGaatattttcttgaaattatTTCTTGCGCGCTGAgtgatgtttcttttttttttatccattgaagtTTTATAACCTAATTTAAGAGTTGTTTTCAAACTGATTTGTACCTGTGATGTTTATATTAGAATTACACACTCTTTATCTACATGAATGTCCTCTATGCTCATGCTCATGCTCATATTGGGGTAGCTTAAGCGAGGATGCTCTTCCAAATTTGTTCAAAGGCTGGGTGCTGTTGTTTTTTGGCTGTTCTTTGGTATTCTTTTCCATCAGAGATCACACAGGGCATACTTTTTCTATGATTCTCTAGTGATTGATCGGACACAATTAATTTTTATCATATACCGTTTTCTTAACCTCTCTATTTTCAAGGGAAAAGTATAATAGAGAACATTTTTACCCCAATAAGCCTTTAAAGGATTTTATTTATTCACATATGAATATATTGCTAGTTGCATTTGCAATGAAGTTTGGTGCCCAAAAGGTTTCTTTCTGATTCGTCAGTTGTGTATCGAAATTTTCAGCCAGCAATGCTTCTCTGAATCATCAACTCGTCGACCAGCTGACTTGTTATCAGCATTTACCACGATCAAGACTGTCATGAAGAACTTACATGATGGTTTAGCAGAAGTCATGCTTACACTTCTCAAAAATACTGATACCCGTGAGAATGTTCTTGAGTATCTTGCAGAGGTGATCAATAAGAACTCATCGAGGGCCCATATACAGGTACCCTACCCTTGGTCATTACAGTTAAAGTGTGATTGACACTACAAGATCTTGATATTTGCTAATAGCATTAAATTTCAGTGATATGAAGTAgtttgtttcttgtttgtttggtCAAAATGTTTTACGCAAATGCCGACATTAGACTGTGTTGTTTTTGTCATTGTCACAGGTTGATCCTATATCTTGTGCAAGTTCAGGCATGTTTGTCAATCTCAGTGTTATCATGCTTCGGCTCTGTGAGCCATTCTTAGAtgcaaattttacaaaaaaagacaaaattgaTCCTAAGTATGTATTTGACAGTAGCCGTTTGGATTTAAGGTAAGGTTTTTGACCGCTACATACTTTCATTACCTTTGATCCTCATCATTGAGGTTTCTGGCAGTTCCATGTTACTGCTTGTGAAAATATTTCAGGGGCCTGACTGCTTTACACGCATCGTCAGAAGAAGTTGCTGAATGGATTAATAGAGAAAATCCTGGGAGAGGTGATGGCTCCAATCAGTCAGTTGAAGGTGTCAGTCGCTGGCTGAACTCTCAAGAAGCCACCAGTTCTGGAAGCAGCATTGGTGGAGTTTCTGCCCAAAATGCCAACCCTGTATCAAGTAGTGCACAGAGAACTAAATACCCATTTATTTGTGAATGCTTCTTTATGACTGCGAGAGTCCTTAACTTGGGCCTGTTGAAAGCATTTTCTGACTTTAAGCATCTAGTTCAGGTAAGAACCATAAGGTAGTCCGTATAAGCAGGACTCTTTTTCCTGTATCGGCGGAACTCCTTATAATTTCTTGGTCAGATTAATCTAGGCTTCTGATGATTTTTATATACTGTGTCCCTCTTCCGAAGGCTTGAAATTTGGATATTCACTTTTTCGTTCTTTATTGACGTTTTATCCAGGATATTTCAAGAAGTGAAGATGctctgtccactttgaaggccATGCAAGGGCAAGCACCTTCTCCACAATTGGATTTGGATATTGCTCGACTTGAGAAAGAGTTGGAGATGTATTCACAGGAAAAGCTTTGTTATGAAGCTCAGATACTGAGAGTAGGTCTCTCTTATTGAAATCTGTATGCGATAAGTGTGATAAAGATGTAATATAAATCTTAAATCATTTTATTTCCATTCACTTCCCCAATTTATAACTGCTGTTGACCATTCTGCAATTAGTCGCTTTACTGACCATTGgttcaattttttgttctttccccCTTAAGGATGGAATACTTATTCAGGACGCACTCTCTTTCTATCGGCTAATGTTGGTTTGGTTGGTGGGCCTGGTTGGTGGATTTAAAATGCCTCTGCCTTCTACTTGCCCAATGGAATTTGCATCCATGCCTGAGCACTTTGTGGAAGATGCGATCGAGCTGCTTATATTTGCTTCCCGAATTCCTAAAGCTTTGGATGGAGTTTTGCTGGTAGGATCTATGTTTCAAAGCTAAAATGTGAAGTGATACCAGTCAATAGTCCCTATAATCACATCCATTGTGTTATCCATGATTATATTTTATTCTTGCATGACAGGATGAATTTATGAACTTCATTATCATGTTCATGGCAAGTCCAAAATTTATCAGAAACCCTTATCTAAGGGCAAAGATGGTTGAAGTATTGAATTGCTGGATGCCCCGTCAAAGGTGATTTGCTCCCTTATCCATTTTTGCCAAGGTTATGTTCAATACTTAACCTGCAACTTTATGTACTGGGTAATTTGCTGATTGTATGGTGCAGTGGGTCATCTGCTACAGCTTCTCTGTTTGAAGGCCATCAATTGTCTCTTGAGTATCTTGTGAGGAATCTTTTGAATCTTTATGTTGACATTGAGTTCACGGGTTCTCATACACAGGTGACTGCCATAAGATATAAGCTGTCAAGAAATTTAATGTCCTAGATGTCAATTTTGATTGCATATGAATAGAGCGGATAATTTCTTACCACTTGGCCCTGTTGTGTTCAGTCTTGCTTTGGGTAATCATATAGGCTGTTTATTTGTGCTAGAACTATGCATGGCTGTACTTGCTTGCTCTTTGTCTCTGTGGGTAGAAAGAAAGTGCTTCCATTGGCAAGTTTGTGGATTGGATCACAAAGTAGTACTCTTGTGGCATAATTTACATTTGAAGACGATAACGGCATTCGTATATTAATTCTACTTCCAGAATTTGCTGTTTTTCAATTCTAGAACCATCTTGTTTATAGAGACCACTGCTGCACTGTCTTTAAGCTACATCCATCGGTCAAGTAAAGCGAACTAAAGCTCTTTACCctcttattaaataaaataaaaaaactgaaATTCTGTGAAGTCTCATTACTGTCCAACATATTGGTATTTCTCTGAAGGATTTTAGTAAAATACAAGCATTTTGAATGTCTATTCTTTGACTACCATATATCGTGCTAGGAaggaggtcaatgataagaacATGTTAAGGAGATTTTTAGATACAATGCATTGATCAGAAAATTGATGCTATCACTTAAAATGATGCGATCGAAGTATGTTCGGAAGCTTGTGTTCTCTTTTGCTTTGTCTTTCAGTTAAATTATCTGacattttcttcttccaaaaaattaataaagattTATGGCTTTATCCTGCGAATGTTTGCCTGCTCCTGTAATGGCCTTCTTAACTGTACTGGCTTGCGAGTTATTCTGTACCTCCTTTATCACCATGAAAAGAGTCCACCTTTGAAGGTTATTAGATGTCATTGGTTCTGGTATCAGCCAGGATTaattatttcacaaaattttttgaaatactacTTTTTTCctattcatgaaaaaaaaaaaagtgaatgtggggaactttttttttttgttgaaagttCGTAATGCTTTGCTTGGTGTGCAGTTCTATGACAAGTTTAACATCCGACATAATATTGCGGAGCTGCTAGAGTATCTGTGGCAGGTCCCTAGTCATCGTAATTCTTGGAGACAGGTAAAAGTCATCTTCACAGACTAATCAACTTCATTTTTCTAAGTTGGATTGAATCTCTGTCTCTCTCAGCGCATGCATTTTATTTGTTGGTTGATTAGATTGCTAAGCAAGAGGAAAAGGGTGTCTATTTGAATTTCCTGAACTTCCTGATCAACGATAGCATATATCTACTTGATGAGAGTCTTAACAAGATTCTTGAACTTAAAGAGCTAGAAGCTGAAATGTCGAACACTGCAGAATGGGAGCGAAGACCAGCTCAAGAGAGGCAGGAGAGGACCCGTCTATTTCACTCTCAAGAAAACGtcagtttatttatttatgttcatttattaaagtttgACAgggttatttattattttttgtatctTGAAAAGCAGAGTGAGAACATATGTGTATGGATGTTCTCAGATTATTCGGATTGACATGAAGTTAGCAAATGAAGATGTGAGTGTGCTGGCATTCACATCAGAGCAGATTACTGCTCCTTTCCTACTACCTGAGATGGTAACCTCTTTTCCTCTTTTGTATGTTGTTTGACCATGCGAGTTGCTCACCATTTCTGTTTTTAAGTTTTTATGTGTTAAAAGCTTATTAAAACTTTTGTGAGTGCTGAATGTATTGCTACCCTTCTTTCCAGATGGAGAGAGTGGCCAGCATGCTCAATTACTTTCTGTTACAGCTTGTGGGTCCTCAAAGAAAAGCTCTTACTTTAAAAGACCCAGAAAAGTACGAATTCCGTCCAAAACAGCTGCTTAAGCAGGTTGGTATAAGTGTTTCCAATTTGTATAGTAGTAAAATGTGGTATAATATGTGTTAGCTAATATCTAGCTCATTTACTTCGTGAGTACCAATTTGACTGGACCTCATCTAACTCAGTGCCTGATAGTCTGATTTAAATTTTTTGAGGGGCGGTTACagtggtaacatcaattactAGTGGGATGGTGCAACTTAAATTATATTGTTAGGAAGCTGCTGAGTTTCCTCTTATAAGCAATGGTCTCTCTTTCATTTTTACAATCAGCTAACTTTTACTGGCTTATTTGAAGATTGTCTGCATATATGTTCATCTGGCAAAGGGTGATACTGAAAATTGCTTCCCAGCTGCCATATCGAGAGATGGTCGTTCTTACAATGACCAGGTAATTCAGACGGTTACAGAATTAATTGCTGGAATAACCTGAGCCTAGTTGGTTGCACATTTTGATAAGTGGACTCTACTCCAGTTGTTCAGTGCTGCGGCAGATGTCCTTAGGAGAATTGGTGAAGATGGGAGGGTTAT
Protein-coding regions in this window:
- the LOC119996661 gene encoding probable ubiquitin conjugation factor E4; its protein translation is MASQRPQRSPEEVEDIILRKILLVSLTDSGETNDSRIVYLEMTAAEILSEGRELRLSRDLMERILIDRLSGQFAGVEPPFDYLIGCYQRAHEESKKIVSMKDKDLRSEMESVIKQLKKLSVSYCRIHLGNPELFSGGNLSSKRSASPLLPLIYAVVDGFGSGSGVQCPPWFLEEIFRDADFDTVDPILKGLYEDLRENVVKVTALGNFQQPLRALLFLVSFPAGAKSLVSHPWWIPKGVYLNGRVIEMTSILGAFFHVSSLPDHTLFKSQPDVGQQCFSESSTRRPADLLSAFTTIKTVMKNLHDGLAEVMLTLLKNTDTRENVLEYLAEVINKNSSRAHIQVDPISCASSGMFVNLSVIMLRLCEPFLDANFTKKDKIDPKYVFDSSRLDLRGLTALHASSEEVAEWINRENPGRGDGSNQSVEGVSRWLNSQEATSSGSSIGGVSAQNANPVSSSAQRTKYPFICECFFMTARVLNLGLLKAFSDFKHLVQDISRSEDALSTLKAMQGQAPSPQLDLDIARLEKELEMYSQEKLCYEAQILRDGILIQDALSFYRLMLVWLVGLVGGFKMPLPSTCPMEFASMPEHFVEDAIELLIFASRIPKALDGVLLDEFMNFIIMFMASPKFIRNPYLRAKMVEVLNCWMPRQSGSSATASLFEGHQLSLEYLVRNLLNLYVDIEFTGSHTQFYDKFNIRHNIAELLEYLWQVPSHRNSWRQIAKQEEKGVYLNFLNFLINDSIYLLDESLNKILELKELEAEMSNTAEWERRPAQERQERTRLFHSQENIIRIDMKLANEDVSVLAFTSEQITAPFLLPEMMERVASMLNYFLLQLVGPQRKALTLKDPEKYEFRPKQLLKQIVCIYVHLAKGDTENCFPAAISRDGRSYNDQLFSAAADVLRRIGEDGRVIQAFIDLGAKAKLAASEAMDAEAALGEIPDEFLDPIQYTLMKDPVILPSSRITVDRPVIQRHLLSDSSDPFNRSHLTADMLIPHTELKAKIEEFVKFQASKRHSETSSIHSNIKGTIQTTNGGDMLID